The bacterium DNA segment GATACGGACCTGTCGAGGGATTTGGTGACCCGCTGGATGGAAAGGGCTTTCCCGGTCGCCGTGTCCATCTCCACAAAGGCCCCGTTTAAAACCGGGACCCCCTTGGCCAGGTCGAACCTGGCCGGCATCTGGGTGAGGAACCGGTAACGGGCCGCCTTGAAATCGATGCCGATGACAGACCCGTCCCCATTCCCCGTCATCCCCAGGTCCGTGAGGTAGGCTGTCCCCCCGGGCATGATCCGCTCGTCGGCGGTCTGGATGTGGGTGTGGGTGCCAAGGAGCGCGCTGACCCTGCCGTCCAGGTAAAGGGCCATGGCCCTTTTCTCGGAGGTGGCTTCGGCGTGGAAATCAACCACCACGCATTTCCCGCCGGCGCCGGCCAGGTCCTCCAGGATCCGGTCCATAGTTCTGAAGGGGCAGTCCACGTTATCCATGAAGACCCGTCCCGAGATGTTAACGACAGTGACAGGGACCCCGCCGGGCGTTTTGACCGTGACGAGACCCAGACCGGGGGCGCCGGGAGGGTAGTTCGCCGGGCGCACGATACGCTCCTCATTTGCCAGAAGATCCAGCGCCTCTTTCTTGTCCCAGACGTGGTTGCCGGTGGTAAGAAGGTGGACGCCGGCCGAGAAAAGATCCCCGGCCGTCTCCGATGTGATCCCGAACCCCCCTGCCGCGTTCTCGGCGTTGGCGGCCACGAGATCGATGTGATGGTGATCTACAAGGCTGTCTATAAGCTCCCGGACCGCCACCCTGCCGGGCTTGCCGACAACGTCGCCGATAAACAGCACGCGGATGGTGTTGGTCTCTTTACTCAAATGGAGTACCTTTCAAACGCTTGAGCTATGGGCAATATCCTATGTGCTATGCCAACAGCGGTTGTCCTAGTCCATAGTACGTAGCACCTAGTATCCGCGCCTATTTCGCGTAATCCACCGCTCTCGTCTCCCGGATAACGGTGACCTTTATCTGCCCGGGATAGGCCAGTTCCTTCTCGATGGTCTGGGCGATCTGTCGGGCCACCACCGCGGACTGTTCATCGCTGACCTCATCGGATTCCACCATGATGCGGATCTCGCGGCCGGCCTGGATAGCGTAGCTCTTGTCGACCCCTTTGATCGTGTTGGCGATCCTCTCGAGATCCTCGAGACGCTTGATGTAGCTCTCCAGCATTTCCCGTCTCGCGCCGGGCCGGGCCGCCGAAAGGGCGTCGGCCGCCTGCACCAGGACCGCCTCGATGGAACCCGCTTTCACCTCGTCGTGGTGGGAGGCGATGGCGTTGACGAGCTTCTGGGATTCTCCGTACTTCTTGGCAAGTTCGGCCCCGATAAGAGCGTGGGAGCCCTCTATCTCGTGGTCCACCGCCTTGCCCACATCGTGGAGGAAACCGACCCGCTTGGCATCCTTGACGTTGAGTCCAAGCTCAGCCGCCATGATCCCGCACAGGAAAGCCACCTCGATGGAGTGGTGCAGGACGTTCTGGGCGTAGCTTGTCCGGTATCTCAGTTTACCCATGAGACGGATGAGCTCCGGATGGATCCCGTGCACACCGATATCGAAGGCCGACTTCTCGCCCTCCTCCTTGATGGATGTCTCCATTTCCCGCGAAACCTTCTTGACCACCTCTTCGATCCGGGCCGGGTGGATCCGGCCGTCGGTGATGAGGCGTTCCAGGGCTATCCTGGCGATCTCCCGCCGGATGGGATCGAAGACCGAAAGGACCACTGCTTCGGGAGTGTCGTCCACGATGAGATCCACGCCGGTGGCGCTTTCGAAGGAGCGGATGTTGCGCCCCTC contains these protein-coding regions:
- a CDS encoding TIGR00282 family metallophosphoesterase, yielding MSKETNTIRVLFIGDVVGKPGRVAVRELIDSLVDHHHIDLVAANAENAAGGFGITSETAGDLFSAGVHLLTTGNHVWDKKEALDLLANEERIVRPANYPPGAPGLGLVTVKTPGGVPVTVVNISGRVFMDNVDCPFRTMDRILEDLAGAGGKCVVVDFHAEATSEKRAMALYLDGRVSALLGTHTHIQTADERIMPGGTAYLTDLGMTGNGDGSVIGIDFKAARYRFLTQMPARFDLAKGVPVLNGAFVEMDTATGKALSIQRVTKSLDRSVSP
- the rny gene encoding ribonuclease Y; this translates as MIPEKIIIWIALVAGGIAAGFAARIFLQSTSDRRRQREAATSIETAERQAASLLKEAEIRAKELLLESRSRLEEETREEKREMQKLEKRLQQRDENLDRKFETLDKKEQDLVNREKAVAGQQRAVSEKEKELSATISEQRIKLEQISEMTADQAKEELKSMMVEEARIDLAKTVKRMEEEARETADKKAKEIISLAIQRYSGEYVAEKAVTVVNLPSDEMKGRIIGREGRNIRSFESATGVDLIVDDTPEAVVLSVFDPIRREIARIALERLITDGRIHPARIEEVVKKVSREMETSIKEEGEKSAFDIGVHGIHPELIRLMGKLRYRTSYAQNVLHHSIEVAFLCGIMAAELGLNVKDAKRVGFLHDVGKAVDHEIEGSHALIGAELAKKYGESQKLVNAIASHHDEVKAGSIEAVLVQAADALSAARPGARREMLESYIKRLEDLERIANTIKGVDKSYAIQAGREIRIMVESDEVSDEQSAVVARQIAQTIEKELAYPGQIKVTVIRETRAVDYAK